One segment of Niveibacterium microcysteis DNA contains the following:
- a CDS encoding LysR substrate-binding domain-containing protein yields the protein MRRKIPSTAALVAFEAAARHRSFTKAGEELALTQSAICRQIAGLEEFLGVELFRRTRRGVLLTEAGERYRRQVASRLDAVERDTLELMAGRGQGGTLEVGVVPTFATRWLVPRLSRFHEQHPDITVNLSVRTQAFLFDESGLDAAITAALAPWPGTHAQRLLGEVSVPVASPALLGGSAPLPASELARLPRLQQSTRPYAWRQWFAAQGLTVEGDLAGPRYELFSMLAEAAAGGAGVALIPPLLIAEELASGRLVRASEAVLDEGRAYWLVWPEGRGDTPVMRAFRAWLLYETGEA from the coding sequence ATGCGCCGCAAGATCCCCTCCACCGCTGCCTTGGTCGCCTTTGAGGCCGCGGCCCGACACCGCTCCTTCACCAAGGCGGGCGAAGAGCTGGCGCTGACGCAAAGCGCGATCTGCCGGCAGATCGCCGGGCTGGAGGAATTCCTCGGTGTCGAACTGTTCCGCCGCACCCGGCGCGGCGTGCTGCTGACCGAAGCGGGCGAGCGTTACCGGCGGCAGGTCGCAAGCCGGCTCGATGCGGTCGAGCGCGACACGCTGGAACTGATGGCCGGGCGCGGGCAGGGCGGCACGCTGGAGGTGGGCGTGGTGCCGACCTTCGCGACCCGCTGGCTGGTGCCGCGGCTCTCGCGCTTTCACGAGCAGCACCCGGACATCACGGTGAACCTCTCGGTCCGCACCCAAGCCTTCCTGTTCGACGAGTCGGGCTTGGATGCGGCGATCACTGCGGCGCTCGCGCCCTGGCCGGGCACGCACGCGCAGCGGCTGCTGGGCGAGGTGTCGGTGCCGGTGGCCAGCCCGGCCCTGCTGGGGGGCTCGGCGCCGCTGCCGGCCAGCGAGCTCGCGCGCCTGCCACGCCTGCAGCAGAGCACCCGGCCCTACGCCTGGCGGCAGTGGTTCGCGGCGCAGGGCCTCACCGTCGAGGGCGACCTCGCCGGCCCGCGCTACGAACTGTTCTCGATGCTCGCCGAGGCGGCAGCCGGCGGTGCCGGCGTCGCGCTGATCCCGCCCCTGCTGATCGCCGAGGAACTCGCGAGCGGGCGCCTTGTGCGCGCAAGTGAAGCCGTGCTCGACGAAGGGCGGGCGTATTGGCTGGTGTGGCCGGAGGGGCGTGGCGATACGCCCGTGATGCGAGCTTTCAGAGCGTGGCTGTTGTATGAAACCGGCGAGGCATGA
- a CDS encoding CaiB/BaiF CoA transferase family protein, with product MSTEGALSHLRVLDLSRVLAGPWATQLLGDLGAEIIKVERPGSGDDTRAWGPPWVKDEAGEDTDVAAYYLCTNRNKRSVTIDFTQPEGQALVRELAMKSDVLVENFKLGGLAQYGLDYATLSALNPRLIYCSITGFGQDGPYAERAGYDFLIQGMGGLMSITGQPDGPPTKVGVALTDVLTGLYASNAILAAVAWREQSGKGQHIDLALLDVQVACLANQAMNWLASGKAPRRMGNAHPNIVPYDAFPTADGHMILAIGNDGQFARFCKEAGTDWAQDERFATNAARVKHRDTLIPAMHEVTRTRSTADWVAALESAAVPCGPINDIGQVFADPQVQHRGMRIDLPHPAAGHVPLVANPIHLSETPTTYRNSPPMLGADTRGVLADVLGKQPGELDQLAAKGAI from the coding sequence ATGAGCACCGAAGGCGCCCTCTCCCACCTGCGGGTACTGGATCTATCGCGCGTGCTCGCCGGCCCCTGGGCCACGCAGCTGCTGGGCGACCTCGGCGCCGAGATCATCAAAGTCGAGCGCCCCGGCTCGGGTGACGACACCCGCGCCTGGGGCCCGCCCTGGGTCAAGGATGAGGCGGGCGAAGACACCGACGTCGCCGCCTACTACCTCTGCACCAACCGCAACAAGCGTTCGGTCACCATCGACTTCACCCAGCCCGAGGGCCAGGCGCTGGTGCGCGAACTGGCGATGAAGAGCGATGTGCTGGTCGAGAACTTCAAGCTCGGCGGGCTGGCGCAGTACGGGCTGGACTACGCCACGCTGTCGGCGCTCAACCCGCGCCTGATCTACTGCTCGATCACCGGCTTCGGGCAGGACGGCCCCTACGCCGAGCGCGCCGGCTACGACTTCCTGATCCAGGGCATGGGCGGGCTGATGAGCATCACCGGCCAACCGGACGGCCCGCCCACGAAGGTCGGCGTCGCCCTCACCGATGTGCTGACCGGGCTCTACGCCAGCAATGCGATTCTCGCGGCAGTGGCGTGGCGCGAGCAAAGCGGCAAAGGGCAGCACATCGACCTCGCCCTGCTCGACGTGCAAGTCGCCTGCCTCGCGAACCAGGCGATGAACTGGCTCGCCAGCGGCAAGGCACCGCGCCGCATGGGCAATGCGCACCCGAACATCGTGCCCTACGACGCCTTCCCCACTGCCGACGGCCACATGATCCTCGCCATTGGCAATGACGGGCAGTTCGCACGCTTCTGCAAGGAAGCCGGCACCGACTGGGCGCAGGACGAACGCTTCGCGACCAACGCCGCCCGGGTGAAGCACCGCGACACCCTGATCCCCGCGATGCATGAGGTCACCCGCACGCGCAGCACCGCCGACTGGGTGGCCGCGCTCGAATCCGCCGCCGTGCCCTGCGGCCCGATCAACGACATCGGCCAGGTCTTCGCAGACCCGCAGGTGCAGCACCGCGGCATGCGCATCGACCTGCCCCACCCGGCCGCCGGCCATGTACCGCTGGTCGCGAACCCGATCCATCTGTCTGAAACGCCCACCACCTACCGCAATTCCCCGCCAATGCTGGGCGCAGATACCCGGGGCGTACTGGCAGACGTGCTCGGCAAGCAGCCAGGCGAACTGGACCAGCTTGCCGCTAAAGGCGCGATCTAG
- a CDS encoding acyl-CoA dehydrogenase, producing the protein MAGTATFSWDDPLHLRAQLTEDERMVCDAANAYAQERLLPRVTESFRHERTDAAIFREMGELGLVGATIPAEYGGAGLGYVAYGLIAREIERVDSGYRSMMSVQSSLVMLPIYEFGNEATRRKYLPKLASGEWIGCFGLTEPNHGSDPGSMVTRARKVEGGYSLSGSKMWITNSPIADVFVVWAKDDEGKIRGFVLEKGWKGLSAPAIHGKVGLRTSITGEIVMDEVFVPEENAFPAVRGLKGPFTCLNSARYGIAWGALGAAEDCFARARSYVLERKQFDRPLAANQLIQKKLADMLTEISLGLQGCLQLGRMKEGGTACVELTSIMKRNSCGKALDIARLARDMMGGNGISDEFGVARHLVNLEVVNTYEGTHDIHALILGRAITGIQAFC; encoded by the coding sequence ATGGCCGGCACCGCCACCTTCAGCTGGGACGACCCGCTGCACCTGCGCGCGCAACTCACCGAAGACGAGCGCATGGTCTGCGACGCCGCAAACGCCTATGCGCAGGAGCGCCTGCTGCCACGCGTGACCGAGAGCTTCCGCCATGAGCGCACCGACGCGGCGATCTTCCGCGAGATGGGCGAACTGGGCCTGGTCGGTGCGACGATCCCGGCCGAGTACGGTGGCGCCGGGCTGGGCTATGTCGCCTACGGCCTCATCGCGCGCGAAATCGAGCGCGTGGATTCTGGCTACCGCTCGATGATGAGCGTGCAGAGCTCGCTGGTGATGCTGCCGATCTACGAATTCGGCAACGAGGCCACCCGGCGCAAGTACCTGCCCAAACTTGCCAGCGGTGAGTGGATCGGCTGCTTCGGGCTGACCGAACCCAACCACGGCTCCGACCCCGGCAGCATGGTGACCCGCGCACGCAAGGTCGAGGGCGGCTACAGCCTCTCGGGCAGCAAGATGTGGATCACGAATTCGCCGATCGCCGATGTGTTCGTGGTGTGGGCAAAGGACGACGAAGGCAAGATCCGCGGCTTCGTGCTGGAGAAGGGCTGGAAGGGTCTCAGCGCGCCGGCGATCCACGGCAAGGTCGGCCTGCGCACCTCGATCACCGGCGAGATCGTGATGGACGAGGTTTTCGTGCCGGAGGAGAACGCCTTCCCCGCGGTACGCGGCCTCAAGGGCCCCTTCACCTGCCTGAACTCGGCGCGCTACGGCATTGCCTGGGGCGCGCTGGGTGCGGCGGAAGACTGCTTCGCCCGCGCCCGCAGCTACGTGCTCGAACGCAAGCAGTTCGACCGCCCGCTCGCTGCGAACCAGCTGATCCAGAAGAAGCTCGCCGACATGCTCACCGAAATCAGCCTCGGCCTGCAGGGCTGCCTGCAGCTCGGGCGCATGAAGGAGGGCGGCACCGCCTGCGTCGAGCTGACCTCGATCATGAAGCGCAACTCCTGCGGCAAGGCGCTGGACATCGCGCGGCTGGCGCGCGACATGATGGGCGGCAACGGCATCAGCGACGAATTCGGCGTCGCCCGCCACCTCGTAAACCTTGAAGTCGTGAACACCTACGAGGGCACGCACGACATCCATGCGCTGATCCTTGGCCGGGCAATCACGGGCATTCAGGCATTTTGTTAA